One window from the genome of Desulfotignum phosphitoxidans DSM 13687 encodes:
- a CDS encoding transcriptional regulator, with protein sequence MLIQIKTLTWDPTIYPRTTQSRQTIDAYAQALAIGAQFPPIKIQRVFNYADGQTATILRLSRLGWTQEKISGKVGINQQRISQITNNANFGNIGNLLSMGHTMEYIAAHLQMDLALARATRSWTPWPVAVWSRTHACFLNAVARPLIWQSGTNDLKSNTTTGTPKTTHGP encoded by the coding sequence ATGCTCATCCAAATCAAAACTCTAACCTGGGACCCCACCATCTACCCCAGAACCACCCAAAGCCGCCAAACCATCGACGCTTACGCTCAAGCCCTGGCCATTGGTGCCCAGTTCCCGCCGATCAAGATCCAGCGGGTATTCAACTATGCCGACGGCCAGACCGCCACCATCCTCCGCCTCAGCCGCCTTGGATGGACCCAGGAGAAAATTTCGGGAAAGGTGGGAATAAATCAACAGAGAATTTCTCAAATTACCAATAATGCAAATTTTGGCAATATTGGTAATTTGCTCTCTATGGGCCATACCATGGAATACATAGCCGCCCATTTGCAGATGGACCTGGCCCTGGCCCGGGCGACCAGGTCCTGGACCCCATGGCCGGTGGCGGTGTGGTCTCGGACACATGCCTGCTTTTTGAACGCCGTTGCCAGGCCTTTGATCTGGCAGTCCGGGACAAACGACCTGAAATCGAACACCACCACCGGGACCCCCAAAACGACCCATGGCCCGTGA
- a CDS encoding type II toxin-antitoxin system RelE family toxin, translating to MKTIFKKSFAGDLKKRKNDSDFTQRVKEVIQEVEKAENILDITDLKKLTNENIYYRIRTGNFRIGIKIVSVESETAVVFVRALHRKDIYRKFP from the coding sequence ATGAAAACAATTTTTAAAAAAAGTTTTGCTGGAGATTTAAAAAAGCGGAAAAATGATTCTGATTTCACACAGCGGGTTAAAGAAGTTATCCAGGAAGTTGAGAAAGCCGAAAATATTTTGGATATTACCGATTTAAAAAAATTGACAAATGAAAACATTTATTATCGAATTCGTACCGGGAATTTCCGAATTGGCATTAAAATAGTGTCTGTTGAATCTGAAACTGCAGTTGTCTTTGTTCGTGCGCTTCATCGGAAAGATATTTACCGTAAATTTCCCTGA
- a CDS encoding GDP-mannose 4,6-dehydratase, producing MTIARPFNTYGPRQSARAVIPTIIPQIAAGKNQIHLGDVSPTRDFNYVLDTCKGFIDLARSDKTIGEVVNIGSGVEISVGDTLNLIRQLMHSDVTFITDDARIRPENSEVFRLCCDNTKIHNLTGFTPQYSLEQGLQQCIDWFTQPENLSRYKIDIYNV from the coding sequence GTGACCATTGCCCGGCCGTTCAACACCTATGGTCCCCGCCAGAGCGCCCGGGCCGTGATCCCCACCATCATCCCCCAGATCGCTGCCGGCAAAAACCAGATCCATCTGGGGGATGTGTCACCCACCCGGGATTTCAACTATGTGCTGGACACCTGCAAAGGATTCATTGACCTGGCCCGGTCAGACAAAACCATCGGCGAGGTGGTTAATATCGGCTCCGGGGTGGAAATTTCCGTGGGCGACACCCTGAACCTGATCAGGCAGCTGATGCACTCGGATGTGACATTCATCACGGATGACGCCCGGATCCGCCCGGAAAACTCCGAAGTGTTCCGCCTGTGCTGCGACAACACCAAGATCCATAACCTGACCGGATTCACACCGCAATATTCCCTGGAACAGGGCCTGCAACAATGCATTGACTGGTTCACGCAGCCTGAAAACCTGTCCCGGTACAAAATAGACATCTACAACGTTTAA
- a CDS encoding type II toxin-antitoxin system VapC family toxin, with protein sequence MILCDTNIFIEAFKNNPSATETLRRIGFQNISLSAVTLMELYFGAFNKRELGKIKSRMKHLETLILDRSITNAAINLIEQYSKSHGLQIPDALIAATAICHDMELLTYNVKDFKFIQGIKLFS encoded by the coding sequence ATGATACTCTGTGATACCAATATTTTTATCGAAGCGTTCAAAAACAATCCATCAGCAACCGAAACGCTCAGGCGTATCGGGTTTCAAAATATTTCACTGAGCGCTGTAACTTTGATGGAATTGTATTTCGGTGCGTTTAATAAACGGGAACTGGGCAAGATAAAAAGCCGGATGAAGCATCTTGAGACGTTGATTCTGGACAGATCGATTACAAATGCTGCCATCAATTTAATTGAACAATATTCAAAAAGCCATGGTTTGCAAATACCGGATGCCCTGATTGCTGCCACTGCAATCTGTCACGATATGGAACTTTTGACATACAACGTCAAGGATTTTAAGTTTATTCAAGGAATTAAACTGTTTTCTTGA